In Amycolatopsis endophytica, the following are encoded in one genomic region:
- a CDS encoding urease accessory protein UreF has translation MGISAILLADSRFPGGGHVHSGGLEEAVSRGLIRDARDLPGFLHGRLWTAGYLVAVFAAASVVCRQWQRLDEELDARTPSAAQREASRAQGRGTARAGRIAWPSPVIDELLTATPRPHHPIITGALTGVSGGTPRDAALAVAYLAVSGPASAAVRLLGFDPFTVNAMVAALATDLEAVAEKAAGFAGTDPARLPSPGSPALDLLAEAHLRQHKEEVRLFAS, from the coding sequence ATGGGTATCTCCGCGATCCTGCTGGCCGACTCCCGGTTCCCTGGCGGCGGCCACGTGCACTCCGGTGGACTGGAGGAGGCCGTTTCCCGTGGCCTGATCCGCGACGCGCGCGACTTGCCGGGCTTCCTGCACGGCCGCTTGTGGACAGCCGGGTACCTCGTCGCGGTCTTCGCCGCCGCATCTGTCGTGTGTAGACAGTGGCAGCGGCTGGACGAGGAACTCGACGCCCGCACGCCGTCCGCGGCCCAGCGGGAAGCCTCACGCGCTCAGGGGCGTGGCACCGCGCGCGCCGGGCGGATCGCCTGGCCGTCGCCGGTCATCGACGAGTTGCTGACCGCCACCCCACGCCCGCACCACCCGATCATCACCGGCGCGCTCACCGGCGTTTCCGGTGGCACGCCGCGGGATGCGGCGCTGGCCGTCGCCTACCTCGCGGTCAGCGGACCGGCCAGTGCGGCGGTGCGGCTGCTGGGTTTCGACCCGTTCACCGTCAACGCGATGGTGGCCGCGCTCGCCACGGATCTCGAAGCCGTGGCGGAAAAGGCGGCGGGCTTCGCCGGGACCGACCCGGCACGACTGCCGTCACCCGGATCACCGGCGCTGGATCTGCTCGCCGAAGCACATCTGCGCCAGCACAAGGAAGAGGTGCGTCTCTTTGCCAGCTGA
- a CDS encoding urease subunit beta, with the protein MRPGEIIPAESPVELNPGRPRERVRVSNTGDRPVQVGSHYHFAVTNSALEFDRSAARGHRLDIPAGTSVRFEPGVEREVDLVPLAGTKTVPGLRKDGE; encoded by the coding sequence GTGCGTCCAGGGGAGATCATTCCGGCCGAATCACCCGTCGAGCTGAACCCGGGACGTCCGCGGGAGCGCGTCAGGGTGAGCAACACCGGCGACCGGCCGGTGCAGGTCGGCTCGCACTACCACTTCGCGGTGACCAATTCCGCGCTCGAATTCGACCGTTCGGCCGCACGCGGTCACCGGTTGGACATCCCGGCGGGCACCTCGGTCCGGTTCGAGCCGGGCGTCGAGCGCGAGGTCGACCTGGTGCCGCTGGCCGGCACGAAGACGGTTCCCGGCCTGCGGAAGGACGGCGAGTGA
- a CDS encoding urease subunit alpha has translation MSSIDRERYAELFGPTAGDQVRLADTDLLIEVTEDRSMGAGSGDEVLFGGGKVIRESMGQGMATRAEGAPDLVITGAVVLDHWGVVKADVGVRDGRIVGIGKAGNPDTMDGVDPNLVIGPATEILSGNGKILTAGGIDCHVHFICPQLVDTALASGLTTLVGGGTGPSEGTKATTVTPGPWNLARMLRAMDGQPVNVLLLGKGNTVRPEALREQLAAGAGGFKLHEDWGSTPAAIDACLSVADESGVQVAIHTDTLNEAGFLESTVDAVAGRSINAYHTEGAGGGHAPDIIKVAGLANFLPSSTNPTRPHTVNTLDEHLDMLMVCHHLNPSVPEDLAFAESRIRPGTIAAEDVLHDLGAISMMSSDSQAMGRIGEVIIRSWQTAHVMKRRRGALPGDGAADNLRARRYVAKYTINPAIAHGMDGEIGSVEVGKLADLVLWEPKFFGVRPHVVLKGGFVAWAAMGDANASIPTPQPVLARPMFGAAPSVAAASSLYFVAPEALDTDLPVTRRVVPVRNTRRVTKADMVLNDALPDIQVDADSFAVHVDGELIEPQPVAELPMAQRYFLF, from the coding sequence GTGAGCAGCATCGACCGCGAGCGCTACGCCGAACTGTTCGGTCCCACCGCGGGCGACCAGGTCCGGCTGGCCGACACCGACCTGCTCATCGAGGTCACCGAGGACCGCAGCATGGGCGCGGGTTCCGGTGACGAGGTGCTGTTCGGCGGCGGCAAGGTGATCCGTGAGTCGATGGGCCAGGGCATGGCGACCCGCGCCGAGGGCGCGCCGGACCTGGTGATCACCGGCGCGGTCGTGCTCGACCACTGGGGTGTGGTCAAGGCCGACGTCGGCGTGCGGGACGGCCGGATCGTCGGCATCGGCAAGGCGGGCAACCCGGACACCATGGACGGCGTCGACCCGAACCTGGTCATCGGCCCCGCGACCGAGATCCTGTCCGGCAACGGGAAGATCCTCACCGCGGGCGGCATCGACTGCCACGTCCACTTCATCTGCCCGCAGCTCGTCGACACCGCGCTCGCGTCCGGCCTGACCACGCTCGTCGGCGGCGGCACCGGCCCGTCGGAGGGCACGAAGGCCACCACCGTCACGCCCGGACCGTGGAACCTGGCCAGGATGCTGCGGGCGATGGACGGCCAGCCGGTCAACGTCCTGTTGCTGGGCAAGGGAAACACCGTCCGTCCGGAGGCGCTGCGGGAACAACTGGCTGCCGGTGCGGGCGGGTTCAAGCTGCACGAGGACTGGGGCAGCACCCCGGCCGCGATCGACGCGTGCCTGTCGGTCGCCGACGAGTCGGGCGTGCAGGTGGCGATCCACACCGACACGCTCAACGAGGCCGGGTTCCTGGAGTCCACTGTGGACGCGGTGGCCGGCCGCTCGATCAACGCCTACCACACCGAGGGGGCGGGCGGCGGGCACGCGCCGGACATCATCAAGGTCGCCGGGCTGGCGAACTTCCTGCCCTCGTCGACCAACCCGACCCGCCCGCACACCGTCAACACCCTCGACGAGCACCTCGACATGCTCATGGTGTGCCACCACCTCAACCCGTCGGTCCCCGAGGACCTGGCCTTCGCCGAGAGCCGGATCCGCCCGGGCACCATCGCGGCCGAGGACGTGCTGCACGACCTGGGCGCGATCTCGATGATGAGCTCCGATTCGCAGGCGATGGGCCGGATCGGCGAGGTGATCATCCGCAGCTGGCAGACCGCGCACGTCATGAAACGCCGCCGTGGCGCACTGCCCGGCGACGGCGCGGCCGACAACCTGCGGGCCCGTCGCTATGTCGCCAAGTACACGATCAACCCGGCGATCGCGCACGGCATGGACGGCGAGATCGGTTCGGTCGAGGTCGGCAAGCTCGCCGATCTCGTGCTGTGGGAGCCGAAGTTCTTCGGCGTCCGGCCGCACGTCGTTCTCAAGGGCGGGTTCGTCGCGTGGGCCGCGATGGGCGACGCCAACGCGTCGATCCCGACCCCGCAACCCGTGCTGGCCCGGCCGATGTTCGGCGCCGCGCCGTCCGTGGCCGCCGCGAGCAGCCTGTACTTCGTCGCGCCCGAAGCGCTCGACACCGATCTCCCGGTGACCCGGCGAGTGGTGCCGGTGCGCAATACGCGGCGTGTGACCAAGGCGGACATGGTGCTCAACGACGCGCTGCCGGACATCCAGGTCGACGCGGACAGCTTCGCGGTGCACGTCGACGGCGAGCTGATCGAACCGCAGCCGGTCGCCGAACTGCCGATGGCCCAACGGTACTTCCTGTTCTGA
- a CDS encoding urease accessory protein UreD codes for MKAHARLVAEVADGRTVLRELRSMAPLTLVPRRGAGPARVHLVSSATSPLGGDELVLEVFVGPGADLRLSGVAATLALPGPGGADSTSSVRVEVAGSLEYLPEPTVVTARARHTAELVATLDEGARFRTREVLVLGRAGEAPGRFTTSQRVTLGGRPVLDQTLTVGDPALDASLAVLAGHRVLATELLVGGSTVGAASGDWWAVTPLPGGGGLTTALASDAVTAEALLRKAPRG; via the coding sequence GTGAAGGCGCACGCCCGGCTCGTCGCCGAGGTCGCCGACGGCCGGACGGTGCTGCGTGAGCTGAGGTCGATGGCGCCGCTGACCCTGGTGCCGCGACGCGGGGCCGGGCCGGCACGGGTGCACCTGGTCAGCTCGGCGACCTCGCCGCTCGGCGGGGACGAGCTGGTCCTGGAGGTCTTCGTCGGACCGGGCGCGGACCTGCGCCTGTCCGGGGTCGCCGCGACGCTCGCCCTGCCCGGGCCGGGTGGGGCGGACAGCACGTCGTCGGTGCGCGTCGAGGTCGCCGGCTCCCTGGAGTACCTGCCGGAGCCGACCGTGGTCACCGCCCGCGCCCGGCACACCGCGGAGCTGGTCGCGACCCTCGATGAGGGCGCACGTTTCCGCACCCGTGAGGTGCTGGTCCTCGGCCGCGCGGGTGAGGCACCGGGGCGGTTCACCACGTCGCAGCGCGTCACCCTCGGTGGCAGGCCGGTGCTGGACCAGACGCTCACCGTCGGCGATCCGGCCCTGGACGCGAGCCTCGCGGTACTGGCCGGTCACCGGGTGCTGGCGACCGAACTGCTGGTCGGCGGCTCGACGGTCGGGGCCGCTTCCGGTGACTGGTGGGCGGTGACCCCGCTGCCCGGGGGCGGGGGCCTGACCACCGCGCTCGCCTCCGACGCCGTCACCGCCGAGGCGCTGCTCCGGAAGGCGCCTCGCGGCTGA
- the ureG gene encoding urease accessory protein UreG, with translation MPAEHGHGHGHGHVHPVNFDPTATEPDRYEAPAARGRAFRLGIGGPVGSGKTALTAALCRALGDEVHLAVVTNDIYTTEDADFLRKAGVLDPARIEAVQTGACPHTAIRDDITANLDAVERLEDRFDGLELVIIESGGDNLTAVFSRGLADSQIFVVDVAGGDKVPRKGGPGVTTADLLVINKIDIAHLVNADMDVMTSDAHRMRGELPVITQSLVRTPDAPDVAAWVRKQLAG, from the coding sequence TTGCCAGCTGAACACGGACACGGACACGGACACGGTCACGTGCACCCGGTCAACTTCGACCCCACGGCCACCGAACCCGACCGGTACGAGGCGCCGGCCGCGCGCGGCCGCGCGTTCCGGCTCGGCATCGGCGGCCCGGTCGGCAGCGGCAAGACCGCGCTGACCGCCGCCCTGTGCCGGGCACTCGGGGACGAGGTGCACCTCGCCGTGGTGACCAACGACATCTACACCACCGAGGACGCCGACTTCCTGCGCAAGGCCGGGGTGCTCGACCCGGCGCGCATCGAGGCCGTGCAGACCGGCGCCTGCCCGCACACCGCGATCCGCGACGACATCACCGCCAACCTCGACGCGGTCGAACGGCTCGAAGACCGGTTCGACGGCCTGGAGCTGGTGATCATCGAAAGCGGCGGGGACAACCTGACCGCGGTGTTCAGTCGCGGGCTGGCGGACAGCCAGATCTTCGTGGTCGACGTCGCGGGCGGCGACAAGGTGCCGCGCAAGGGCGGACCGGGTGTGACGACCGCGGACCTGCTGGTCATCAACAAGATCGACATCGCGCACCTGGTGAACGCCGACATGGACGTGATGACCTCCGACGCCCACCGCATGCGCGGCGAGCTGCCGGTGATCACGCAGTCGCTGGTGCGCACCCCGGACGCGCCCGACGTGGCGGCCTGGGTGCGCAAGCAGCTGGCCGGGTGA
- the pdxH gene encoding pyridoxamine 5'-phosphate oxidase, whose protein sequence is MPEVENVDDVAVRLPGMRVAYNSAALDEADLAAGWTEQLQDWLNQAIAAGVAEPNAMVLATADAEGRPSSRTVLCKGLDERGVVFYTNYTSKKSHDLTVTRYASATFPWYALQRQVTVRGEVEKVNVKETAEYWKQRPRGSQLGAWASPQSKVVSGRRDLDVALSSIERRFGDVEDVPLPPHWGGWRIRPEIVEFWQGQRDRLHDRLRYVRNHDGWRVERVAP, encoded by the coding sequence ATGCCAGAGGTCGAGAACGTCGACGACGTAGCGGTACGCCTTCCGGGCATGCGGGTGGCCTACAACAGCGCGGCGCTGGACGAGGCCGACCTGGCCGCAGGCTGGACCGAGCAGTTGCAGGACTGGCTGAACCAGGCCATCGCGGCCGGGGTCGCCGAACCCAACGCGATGGTGCTGGCCACCGCCGACGCCGAAGGCCGTCCGTCCTCCCGCACCGTGCTCTGCAAGGGCCTCGACGAGCGCGGTGTCGTGTTCTACACGAACTACACCTCCAAGAAGAGCCACGACCTGACCGTGACCCGGTACGCGTCGGCGACCTTCCCCTGGTACGCGCTGCAGCGGCAGGTCACCGTGCGGGGCGAGGTCGAGAAGGTCAACGTCAAGGAGACGGCCGAGTACTGGAAGCAGCGCCCGCGCGGCTCGCAGCTCGGTGCCTGGGCGTCGCCGCAGTCGAAGGTCGTGTCCGGGCGTCGTGACCTGGACGTGGCGCTGTCGTCGATCGAGCGCCGTTTCGGTGACGTCGAGGACGTGCCGCTGCCGCCGCACTGGGGCGGGTGGCGCATCCGGCCCGAGATCGTCGAGTTCTGGCAGGGACAGCGGGACCGGCTGCACGATCGGCTGCGGTACGTGCGGAACCATGACGGGTGGCGCGTGGAGCGAGTTGCTCCTTGA